The DNA region GTCTCTCTCGCTTCATTGGGGTTACGTTTCCCATGCAGATACCCCAGGGGCAGCACAATGCATGGCACCTGGGGGCCTCTTGGGAGACGCACACCTCCCATCCCATtaatctccccctcctccccctccatctccACTCCTGGCCTGCCCTGGCTCTCGACTGGCTTTGTGCTTTGTCACGGGCTCTGAAGCCCTGGTGTGCGTCtggcttcccttccccctgcctgccATGCTGCTCGGCTCCCAGGCTGCGGGGGGACATGGCACAGAAGTGAGTGCAGGGTTTTCTTCACCACCGGTTTCTTGCTGTGTTTCAGCTGAAACCTATGAATGTAGCTCATGTGGCCAGGACTGAAGGAAGCTCCCGAAGAAGCCTGAGCCTGGTGTGTATTTCCCAGCATGTCTGTGGGCAAGGCCCTGTCAGAGGTCTGGAGATGGGAGACGTTGGGTCACGTCTCTCCTCcccgcagggggctggggcagggccctcCCCTGCGGCTGCGGTAGACTCTCCGGTGCTTTGCGTAGGGAGGGGTGGCTCTttgcccctgggctggaactggGCTGTGCTATGCTGCCTGCACTGAGCCCAGCTGGGGTGAGCTGGCAGGCCAGGTGGTGGAGAAGTGGGACAGGTCCTTGCCGTGCCGGGGCAGCCCAGCACTATGTGACCTGCAGCCTAGAAGCTAGCCGGTGGGTCTAAAGCAAAGCAGGCTGCATGCAGCCATATCTCCAATGCTGCTGGGGCTGTGCGGCTTCTGCGCCGGTGAGCCAGTAAGGGATGAGCAGAGCCACGGTAGGTGTTGATTATTGGCTTGACACACCGTGTCTGTCTCTCCCGCTTCCTGAGCTACCCCAGCACTTGCTGAGCAGCCTGGAGCTCCAGGCCGACAAACCCGCTGCTTGGCCCACTGGCCTGGGGGCTTCACCCGCTGTGCTCCTTGGCTGCGACAGCAGAGTTGGCCACCCCACGGCTTCCCGTatgacagggagcagggctgcattCCCCTTGGGTCGCCTCCCAGCCCTTACCCTGGGATCACCAGCCCAGGCCCTGTCACTCGGCTGCTCAGCACCCCTGGTGCCTGGGGGTCAGGCCATCCTCTGTGCACGTTTTCTTCCTCAGAGGGAAGCTGGGACGGCCCCGAAATGGGCCCAGCCTTGGCTTGAGTGCGATCCCAAGACGAGCGGAGTTGCGGGAGAGCCAGTCATTTTCCTGACTGCCAGGAGGCTGAAATGGAGGCTCTGTGGTGCCAAGGAAGGGGGCACATAGAATGGGGGCTAGCACAAGGGACTGAGCAGACATGTGGGTCAGATGGGACACAGGGAAGGAATAGGGGGTGAAGAATGCGAAAGATGGACAGAAATGTGGCCGGGAGGGAAatagatggggcgggggggaagaaaaccagggagggggatgggtggggattTGCAGGGAGGAGAATGGGTGGGGATAGGTgaggagggagatggggaaggaatgGGTGGAGTTGGTATCTTGTCCAGATGATGGTGTGATTGTGGCTGGAGGTTATTACTAGGCATTGGGCTGAATGGTCCAGGCTAGATCCCCCTTGGGACTCCCTGTACACACGCATGCCCACACGTGCACACCTACATACATAGACACGTGCACACACATGGCCTTCGTACTCTACATGTGGCCACGGACAGAGGCTTTGGTACACAAAGAAGCGAGAGCCTGGCATACCAGCCCATCCATCCAGGGTGGCGGCAGGACGGTTCACACAGCCGCTGCCTCTGCTAATTTGCAGCCAGTCATTTCTGTGTTACCACCAggacccttccctccctcccacccccgcactcTCCCCTCTGTTTCTTTCCATGCTCACTAATCCTTTGCTACGTTCCTGTCCCCCTGAGGCCAAGCCCCCTGTCTTACCAGGCCTGCCTTGCCTTTTGCAGGATTGGTCCAAGGCCAGTCCTTACGACCAGCCGGTGGTCACCACCCTGCAGCGGAGGAAGGACCGCGTGGAGCATCTGCGGGAGGCCGAGATGGGCTCCGCCAGCATGGGGTACCCAGGAATTAACCTGGAGGACGTGCCCAGGCCCAGGATGTCCCCAGCTACCATCGCCGCCAAGGTACAGCTGTTAAGGAGCGAGGGGAGGGCAACGTGGGACCATGGAGACTGTTTGCCCCACTGAGTGCTGGGTTcgagccctgctcctgcccagttCACTTCGTGGTTCCCTGGGAGTGCCTGGATGTCCAGATCCTGCCCTCCCGCCCTGCGGCTTGTTTGCTGCCCTCCCCCTCGCTGGGATGGCCGTGTGCTTACAAACCCATCTGAGTGCACAGACCTGCTGGCTGGGAATCGGTCCCGCCCCGTGCTGCTGGTGAACCGAGCCCGACTTGCAATATTCATGTCAGttgctcctgactcccagtcatgCCCAGAGACCAGGGTGAGAGGAGCAAACTCCTCTGACTGGAAGCTAAGGCAGATTGTGATGGGTCCCTCTGGTTCTCCAACAGCATGGTGAGGAGGTGTCCCCTGCTGCCAGCGACCTGGCCATGGTGCTCACCCGTGGCCTGAGCCTCGAACACCAGAAGAGCAGCCGGGACTCCCTGCAGTACTCCAGTGGCTACAGCACCCAGACCACTACACCGTCCTGCTCAGAAGACACCATCCCGTCTCAAGGTAGCCTCCATGCAGCCGGGCTGGCAAGGGGGCTGGGTTTTCCAGGCCTTGGAGCGACGTGCTCAGCCAGGGCTGATGCCCAGGACTCGCTGAGTTCCACTGCTCGCATGGCAGGTCCTGCTGCAGGGATCTCAGGATGGAGCCACTGGGTTCCTTCTGCCGAAGGGATCAAATGGGGCAGGATAAATCAGGAGCTGCAGGATGGGGccgagctgggggctgggagggagccgggAGTTCCCATCGTGCCGCAGGGCATTCTCTACATCCAGTTTCGCAAACAGTATTTTAGATTCATAGaactgtggggctggaagggacctcgagagcgCGTCCGTGCGTCCCCCCCGGGTACACTGAGACCAGCCCGCACAGGGGTTTGTCCTACTTGCTCTTACAACCTCCAGAGCTGGGGTTTCCTTGGTGGCCTTGGTTCTGAATAAATAAAAACGGTTCCTTGTCACAACCTGGAGGAGACAATGACATCCGCTTTTTCAACCTCTGTTGCAAAATGTGGTTTTCCATTTGTCCACCAGCTTGTGTTTGCATGATGGTTTGTGGTGCGGTGGGTGGGCTTTGGTCACGTTTGCACCCATGACTGTGGTGTGGGGTGTGGTGGCTATGTTGtaagtggtgtgtgtgttttgtatgaTTTTTGTGTTGCGTGTAATGTGATGGTGTGTGATGTTTtgattgtgtggtgtgtagtcTGGTTGTTatgtttgtgttgtgttttttttatagTATGTTGTGGTTGTATTATGTGTGATGTGTATTTTGGATCATGCTGATTATAGGTGCTAGCGTTTTGGCTCTGTGGTGTGGTTGAGTTGCTGGTCCTTGTGTGTGGAATGGTTTTGTTGCTGGTGGTTCTGAGTATGTAATGCGGTTGTGGTTGTCTTGCTGGTTCATGTGTTGTGGTTGTGTTGTGCATGCTGTGGCTGGTAGTTGTGTAGCTGGAGGTTGTGGTTTGTGTGTCATGCTGACATTGGTGATTGTGGTGCATGTATTATGGCTCTGGTTGTGTTGCTGCTGGTGTGGTTGTGGCATGTGTGTGGCATGCTGATACTATGTATTGATTCTGTTGTGGCTCTGGTTGTGTTCCTGGTGGGGTGTCATGCTGATGCTGTGTTGATTGTGTTGCACATGTGGTTGTGTTGTTGCTGGCGGTGTCGTTGTGGTGTGTGGGTGCCATGCTGATATGTGGTGTTGATTGCGTTGCATGTGTTGGTTGTGGTGCGTGTGTCGCGCTGACGCTGCGCGTTGTTGGCGATTGCGTTGCACACGCTGGTGGCGGTGGTTGTGCGTGTGTCGTGCTGACGCTGCGCGTTGTTGGCGATTGCGTTGCACGCGGTGGTGGCGGTGGTTGTGCGTGTGTCATGCTGACGCTGCGCGTTGTTGGCGATTGCGTTGCACGCGGTGGTGGCGGTGGTTGTGCGTGTGTCATGCTGACGCTGCGCGTTGTTGGCGATTGCGTTGCACGCGGTGGTGGTGCGTGTGTCATGCTGACGCTGCGCGTTGTTGACGATTGCATTGCACGCGGTGGTGGCGGTGGTTGTGCGTGTGTCGCGCTGATGCTGCGTGTTGGCGATTGTGTTGCACGCGTTGGTGGCGGTGGTTGTGCGTGTGTCGCGCTGACGCTGCGTGTTATTGGTGATTGTGTTGCACgcgttggtggtggtggtggtgcgtGTGTCGCGCTGACGCTGCGCGTTGTTGGCGATTGCGTTGGTGACGGTGGTGCGTGTGTCGTGCTGACGCTGCGTGTTGTTGGCGATTGCGTTTCACGCGTTGGTTGTGGTGGTGCGTGTGTCGCGCTGACGCTGCGCGTTGTTGGCGATTGCGTTGCACGCGTTGGTGGCAGTGGTTGTGCGTGTGTCGTGCTGACACTGTGTTGTTGGCGATTGCGTTGCACGCGTTGGTGGCAGTGGTTGTGCGTGTGTCGCGCTGACACTGTGTGTTGGCGATTGCGTTGGTGGCGGTGGTGGTGCGTGTGTCGTGCTGACGCTGCGTGTTGTTGGCGATTGCGTTGCACGCGTTGGTGGCAGTGGTTGTGCGTGTGTCGCGCTGACACTGTGTGTTGTTGGCGATTGCGTTGGTGGCGGTGGTGGTGCGTGTGTCGTGCTGACGCTGCGTGTTGTTGGCGATTGCGTTGCATGCGGTGGTGGCGGTGGCTGACGCTGCGTGTTGTTGGTGATTGCGTTGCACACGGTGGTGGCGCTGGTTGTGCGTGTGTCGCGCTGACGCTGCGTGTGTCGGCGAGTGCGTTGCACGCGGTGGTGGCGGTGGCTGACGCTGCGTGTTGCCCCCAGGCTCGGATTACGACTGCTACTCGGTGAACGGAGACGTGGAGTGCGACAGCCAGAGCGAGTTTGACAAATCCTCCACCATCCCGCGCAACAGCAACATCGCCCAGAACTACCGCCGCATGATCCAGACCAAGCGCCCCGCCTCCACTGCTGGGCTGCCCACCGGGACCCCCCTGCCGGCTAGTGCCCCCCCTGGCGTGGCCACCATCCGCCGCACGCCCTCCACCAAGCCCTCGGTGCGCCGCACCCTCTCCAACGCCGGGCCCATCCCCATCCGGCCCCCTATCGTCCCGGTGAAGACCCCCACGGTTCCAGACTCCCCGGGCTACACAGGGCCCACCCGGGTGGGCAGTGAAGAGTGTGTATTTTACGCCGACGACGCCTCGCCAAACGCCATGGACTTCGCCAAAGCCTCGCCCAAGAGGCTCAGCCTCCCCAACACAGCCTGGGGTAGCAACGCCATGGAGATCTCGGTGTACCCGGGTGCAGGGCAGCACCTCTCTgcggaggaagaggaggaccAGCAGCTGGCCGCCAACCGGCACAGCCTGGTGGAGAAGATTGGCGAGCTGGTGGCCAGTGCCCGTGCCCTGGGTGAGGGCCaattccccttccccaccgctcTCTCTGTCCCTGGCCCTGGAGAGGAGatgcccactctgcccccagctgcctccagcGACCCCCCTGCAGAAGACATGCTGGTAGCCATCCGGCGCGGGGTGCGCCTGCGCAGGACCATCACCAACGACAGATCCGCCCCCCGGATATTGTGATGACACTCCCCCCACCCGCCGCGTCCCATGGGAAGAGAGCAAACACAGGGTCCGGACTGAGCACAGAAGAGAAATCAATCCAATAAAGAATCACAGAGGCAAAGCCACTTTATGGAGCTAGAGACGAGTTTAGatttaaatggaaatttaaaagTCTTCGCTAACAAACTCGCAAGGCGCCGCCTAGGAGGCACTGAACTGGTTTTGGAGCctattttgtatttcatttctCACGCCCTTCTGCTCCTCCtcgttccccatcccctccccacaccttgcTGCTGGCTGTTAAAGACTCCTCGCTGCCAGCAGGAGGCAGCGCTACAAGAGGGGGCCACCCCCACTGggtgttgcgggggggagggggagcacgaACCTGGACTCAAATAAGCAGCTACATAATAAGTATAaagaacacacacagacacacacacacaacgccAAGGACCGCTGGCTGCTGTTCCCCCCACAAGCCACCTCCCTCCTCTTCCGCTGGATGCAAGATGCACTGTTAGTCCTGTGCTAAGCCTCTGACcgtccccctcctctctcctccctccctcctgggctGCAGTGAAATGACTCACCAAAGCATCAGAGGAGTGGATAGAGGTCCTGGCTCACGCGGCCCTATCCCCTGAGGTGCTTTGGCTGTCACCGCCTCCCCAATATGCCTTTGCTGGCGGAGCAGCTGCCCCTCCATGTGTGCCCCCGGCAGTGGATTTGGAGGCTAGCACTTCATAGTCTCCGGTTGAAAACTTGGCACTGTACCAAAAGCCAGGCTCTCTTCCCCTCCTGAGTAGCTGAGATGTGGAAGGACTTCCCCGGCTCTGCCCAGACCTCAGGCCAGGGGCCTTGGGTACGTGTGTTTCTCAGGAGGTTAGACTGCTTGTGTGGGTCTCTAGCCGTAGAGTGACAAGGCAGGGGTAGGGGTGCCCATCCACAGCTCTGCTAGCAACCAGCAGCATTGGTAGTTTAAAGGAACCGGCCTGCTCAAGGGTTACCCTTTCCCGCATCCAGCTTCACAGCCCGCATTTGCCCTGGGGCTGGTTACCGAAGTACAGGGTAAAGGGGTTGCCAGACAGCTAGGAATCCAGCAGGCCTCTGCGAGGTGTGCCTCGGAGTGTGCGGGGGGATCTGGGGTTGGGTGGCCTGGGGCTGTTCGTGCAGCATAGTCCCTAACTGGGTGTTTGCATGAGTGTGTGTCAAGCTGGGGGGTTGCACGTGTGCCTGGCTGTGGATGGATGCAGGGTTttgcagcagggggtggggggtgcatcTGCCCACACTTACTCCTGCTCTCCCCTAACAGTCGTAGCCGCCAGATCAGCACGAACACGGAACGCTGACCTGGAACGGGACAGCCAGCACCGGGCCCCGGTGGATTTGTCATGGTGAAGTGCCCTGGAGCTGGGAGGCCCATCCCTGGCATTACGCTACACAGGGCTGTGCCGCGGGGACTCGGTGCCCTGTGCCTTCCCTGTCCCAGTAAGATGCCATCCCATGAGGAATGGGAATCTCGGGTCTTGCTCAGTGGccattctccccctgcccctccagactCACAGCCAGTCTCACCTACTCCACACACGGTCCCATTGAAAAGCATGGGGACTCCCCACACAGGAAGGTGTTACTCAGTGggagtaaaggtggcagagtCAGACCTGCCTCTTTTACAAAACAGCCGTTAGCCTCAGTGGCCACGGCCGGCGAAAGGACCGACTGGATACAAggtgggcagagctggcaggCCAGAGCCCATAAGCCCCGCTGGAGGCCTCTCAGTGAGGACATGGTTCTCCTGGGGACCCTAGATCACAGCTCCTTGTCACTGAGCTCTGATGGTAAATTTAACGCTGCTTAGCCCAAGGCCCCCGGGGGCTAATGATCATGAGCATCCCAATAATCACGGCCTCGTGGCATCTCCCAGCACCTGCTTTCCCACGGCTGCCAACCTGATGAGGTGCTGCGTCCTTCCTCAGAAGTCAGTGGTGTGGCACAATCACTGTCCCCGCATTAACTGGATTTTGAGTTAGAGGCAGGAGAGCCACCGAAGGGTTAATTTTGGAGGCGGGGGGACAGATTTAGGGATGACCGTCTGTTCTGTTCATAACCTGGTCTGATGGACACACCTCCCTCATTGCTTATAAGCTGGGCTTTGCCATGGTGGCTGGATAAATACAGTGAGAGAACAGGaacggggagctgctgcaggccagCGCACTCCCGTAAAGACCTTGCAGCAGCCGTGCCAAAGGAAGGGCTCGCTGATTCAGcatgatctggatcgcttggtaaactgggtgcaagccaACAATACGCATTTTAATAAGGGTAAACGTCCATGTACACATCTGgtaacaaagaacataggccatgcTTGCAGcctgggggactctctcctggcaCGCAGGGactgaaagagatttgggggtGTGGGTGGATAATCAGTGAACGTGAGTTCCCAGTGCAactctggccaaaagagctaatgccatCCTGGGGTGCATCAATGGGAATGATGAGTAGAAGCAGAGAGGTTCTTTtgtctctgtatttggcactggtgtgaccactgttggaatcctgtgtccaggtctggtgctCACCATTCCAGAAGGATGTGGGTAAATTGGAgaagggtcagagaagagccacgagactgATTAAAGGCTTAGAAACCCTGCCTTGGAGtgacagactgagctccttgagtctatttagctaacaaagaaaaggttaaggggtgacttgtagatacttatagattgCGATCGTGGGGAGCAACCGTTGAATAATGGGTGCTTCCGTCTAGCCGATGAAGGTCTAACACAAGCCAGTGGCTGACAGTTGAAGCTAGACCCATTCAGCCTGGAAAGGAGGTGTACATGTTTCATGGgtagagtaattagccattggagtGATTAAGCAAGGGtcgaggtggattctccatcagtggcaatGTTAAAATCAGAACTGGCTGTTTCttaaaaagctctgctctagggattactgtggggaagtcctatggctgGTGCCATGCTGGGGGGTCAGACCAGGTGATCccagtgggcccttctggccttggaatctgcaTCTATGCCTGGCCTCCTCCATGCCATGCATGTTGAGCTGGGTAGAGTGTGAGGGTGCTCAAGCTGTCTGCCTCTTGCCCTtccctgccttcctccccccccaaacctaCAACATCTGTACTGGCTGACAGAAGGTGAcgttgggaaggaggagggatttGTGATGAGTGAGTGCGTGACTGGAGGGGAGGAAGCTAGGGGCAGGGTGTCCTGGCTGAACGGCAGTGGCTATGTGGTCTTTAGGGTTTGGGTTTGGAAAGGGGAGAGCTGGTCTTTCCCTGCATCTGATTGGATAGGAATGAATAGTACTCAACCAGCTTGCTAGAGAAATGATGAGTTATGATTGGTTGAGAGCTGGTCTAATCCACCCCCCTCTCTTCCTCACCACTTTACCTTAAGAAGCCAGAAGCACTGGCCTTACACCCAGGATCCCTTCGAAGGACCGATAGCTCAGGGTACCATCGTCACCAGATGGCCGACAGCAGTGGGATGGGGACAGAGAACCACCATTTGGTTATTACAGGAGAAGGGAGCCACACGAGGGCTACCCTTGGCCTGGTGTATTTTGCACTGAACAGTAGCTGAGCAGAGGGGATCCTGCAGCGATGGGAGCCATGTCAGACCCTGGATAAGCAGACTGAGCTACTATGGATAGAATGGCCCAGTGATTGGGGATCTCCGTTGGTTTTGGTGAGTTGCACCGGAGATGAGCAGGGCCCGTTGGTTTTGGTGAGTTGCACCGGTGATGAGCGGGGCCCGTTGGTTTTGGTGAGTTGCACCGGAGATGAGCGGGGCCCGTTGATTTTGGTGAGTTGCACCGGAGATGAGCAGGGCCCGTTGGTTTTGGTGAGTTGCACCGGAGATGAGCAGGGCCCGTTGATTTTGGTGGAGTCGCACTGTAGTTGACTCCCATGGTTTTGATCTTATTGTTCATCTCTCCTGTAGCCTGCCAGGCTTTCAACAGCATGCTGGGGGTTGGCTCTCCTGTTCCTTGAGAAACATTTCAGCCAAGCAGAGCAGCCCTGTGCCTCTCTGAAGTAGATGTGTGATGGGcggggctggagaggggggatTGCATTAAGAATAAAGGCCAAGCTAGTAGCATGTACAATCCACCTCTGATGTGAAAAGCAAAGGTCTCTGAACTGCAGCCAAGGAGCCGCGTCCCTGGGCTCCGAAGGTCTTAGTTTTTGAAAATGGTTATTTTAAGGATCTGTAAAAGGCATTTAAGAAAGCAcaacctctccttcccccctccctggccTTTTCTTTCGCCTTCTCTCTCCCGCTCCTCATGCAAAGCACAGCAGATCACCACGATGTACATAGCTCCAAAGGAGAGTTCCCAGCCCGCCCCACCAGCccaggggtgtgtgggtgtgtgtgtgtatgtgtgtgtcgcATCTCAACCCTGTTACTCTTACACTGTGTAATAAAGATTAGTTATAACCTCTCTCCGTCCCGTCTCTCCTGCCCCTCTTATTGTGACCAGAGCTGATGATGACGCGTGacaactgtttgttttttggttttatttttcattttgtacagagaaaaaaatttcctttaaaaaaatgtctttcGACTGAAGTAACTTTTCTGGTGCTGTTGTTAActtgttcctttttttaatttatttcccccccccacccccacccctgctacCCTTTCCTcaccctctctttttcttttgttttttggataATTATCCTGTTCCCCACCCCGCCCTTGATTTAAATAGTCACTGCTACAAGTAACGAATGCACTGTGAAGATTCCAGTATTAATAAAAGTTGTACTGTAATTAATACTTGGGACTCACGTTTGTTCTTGTGTCTCACCTGTTCTTTCACCTGTCCCACTTCCTTGCTCCACAACTCCTGACtgagctcgtagaaggaaggtaatatggatgggggatgaagtggatgaggctttcttctggcaactcacggaagttactagatcgcaggccctggttctcatgggagacttcaatcaccctgatatctgctgggagagcaatacagcagtgcacagacaatccaggaagtttttggggagtgtaggggacaatttcctggtgcaagtgctggaggaacccactaggggcagagctcttcttgacctgctgctcacaaaccgggaagaattagtaggggaagctaaagtggatgggaacctgggaggcagtgaccatgagatggtcgagttcaggatcctgacacagggaagaaaggagagcagcagaatacagaccctggacttcagaaaagcagattttgactccctcagggaactgatgggcaggatcccctgggagaataacatgagggggaaaggagtccaggagagctggctgtattttaaagaatccttattgaggttacagggacaaaccatcccgatgtgtagaaagaatagtaaatatggcaggcgacgagcttgacttaacagtgaaatccttgctgatcttcaacacaaaaaagaagcttacaagaactggaagattggacaaatgaccggggaagagtataaaaatattgctcggggatgcaggagtgaaatcaggaaggccaaataacacctggagttgcagctagcaagagatgttaagagtaacaagaagggtttcttcaggtatgttagcaacaagaagaaagtcaaggaaagcatgggccccttactgaatgatggaggcaacctagtgacagaggatgtggaaaaagctaacgtactcaatgctttttttgcctctgtcttcacgaacaaggtcagctcccagactactgcactgggcagcacagcatggggaggaggtgaccagccctctgtggagaaagaagtggttcgggactatttagaaaagctggacgagcacaagtccatggggccggatgtgctgcatccgagggtgctaaaggagttgacggatgtgattgcagagccataggccattatttttgaaaactcatggcgatcaggggaagtcccggacgactggaaaaaggctaatgtagtgcccatctttaaaaaagggaagaaggaggatcctggggactacaggccagtcagcctcacctcagtccccggaaaaaccatggagcaggtcctcaaggaatcaattctgaagcacttagaggagaggaaagtgatcaggaacaatcagcatggattcaccaagggcaagtcatgcctgactaatctaattgccttctatgacgagataactggctctgtggatgaagggaaagcagtggacatgttgttccttgactttagcaaaggttttgacaccgtctcccacagtgttcttgccagcaagttaaagaagtatgggctggatgaatggactataaggtgggtagaaagctggctagattgtcgggcgcaacgggtagtgatcaatggctctatgtctagttggcagccggtatcaagtggagtgccccaagggttggtcctcgggccggttttgttcaatatcttcattaatgatctggaggatggtgtggattgcaccctcagcaagtttgcagatgacactaaactgggaggagaggtagatatgctggagggtagggataggatacagagggacctagacaaattagaggactgagccaaaagaaatctgatgaggttcaacaaggacaagtgcagagtcctgcacttaggacggaagaatcccatgcaccgctacagaccaaatggctcggcagcagttctgcagaaaaggacctaggggttacagtggacgagaagctggatatgagtcaacagtgtgcccttgttgccaagaaggccaatggctttttgggatgtatacgtaggggcattgccagcagatcgagggacgtgatcgtttccctctattcaacattggtgaggcctcatctggagtactgtgtccagttttgggccccacactacaagaaggatgtggaaaaattggaaagagtccagcggagggcaataaaaatgattaggggactggaacacatgacttattaggagaggctgcgggaactgggattatttagtccgcagaagagaagaatgaggggggatttgatagctgctttcaactacctgaaggggggttccaaagaggatggctctaaactgttctcagtggtagcagatgacagaacaaggagtaatggtctcaagttgcagtgggggaggtttaggttggatattaggaaaaactttttcactaggagggtggtgaaacactggaatgcgtcacctagggaggtggtggaatctccttccttagatatttttaaggtcaggcttgacaaagccctggctgggatgatttagttggggattggtcctgctttgagcagggggttggactagatgacctcctgaggtcccttccaaccctgatattctatgattccacggAGAGGTGGCTGATTCTTGTTAGCGAACAGGAGACAATGTGTCACTTGATCTGGACATGCTTCATTGGGGTGACTGTTCTTTTCGAAGGCTTTACAGCAAATTGGTTCTGGCCTATGATAGTTCCTGAACCTTAGTTGGGATGGTATTA from Chelonia mydas isolate rCheMyd1 chromosome 12, rCheMyd1.pri.v2, whole genome shotgun sequence includes:
- the MTSS2 gene encoding protein MTSS 2 isoform X11 encodes the protein METVEKECGALGGLFQAIVNDMKSSYPIWEDFNSKATKLHSQLRTTVLAAVAFLDAFQKVADMATNTRGATRDIGSALTRMCMRHRSIEAKLRQFTNALMESLVNPLQDRIEDWKKTANQLDKDHAKEYKRARHEIKKKSSDTLKLQKKARKGKGDLQPQLDSALQDVNDMYLLLEETEKQAVRKALIEERGRFCTFITFLQPVVTGEITMLGEITHLQGIMEDLVVLTAEPHKLPPASEQVIKDLKGSDYSWSYQTPPSSPSSSGSRKSSMCSSVNSTKGGTARSSGSQTYSPGSTYRYRSLAQPVNANTRLSSVSSHDSGFISQDATYSKPPSPMPSDITSQKSSSSASSEASETCQSVSECSSPTSDWSKASPYDQPVVTTLQRRKDRVEHLREAEMGSASMGYPGINLEDVPRPRMSPATIAAKHGEEVSPAASDLAMVLTRGLSLEHQKSSRDSLQYSSGYSTQTTTPSCSEDTIPSQGSDYDCYSVNGDVECDSQSEFDKSSTIPRNSNIAQNYRRMIQTKRPASTAGLPTGTPLPASAPPGVATIRRTPSTKPSVRRTLSNAGPIPIRPPIVPVKTPTVPDSPGYTGPTRVGSEECVFYADDASPNAMDFAKASPKRLSLPNTAWGSNAMEISVYPGAGQHLSAEEEEDQQLAANRHSLVEKIGELVASARALGEGQFPFPTALSVPGPGEEMPTLPPAASSDPPAEDMLVAIRRGVRLRRTITNDRSAPRIL
- the MTSS2 gene encoding protein MTSS 2 isoform X12, which gives rise to METVEKECGALGGLFQAIVNDMKSSYPIWEDFNSKATKLHSQLRTTVLAAVAFLDAFQKVADMATNTRGATRDIGSALTRMCMRHRSIEAKLRQFTNALMESLVNPLQDRIEDWKKTANQLDKDHAKEYKRARHEIKKKSSDTLKLQKKARKGKGDLQPQLDSALQDVNDMYLLLEETEKQAVRKALIEERGRFCTFITFLQPVVTGEITMLGEITHLQGIMEDLVVLTAEPHKLPPASEQVIKDLKGSDYSWSYQTPPSSPSSSGSRKSSMCSVNSTKGGTARSSGSQTYSPGSTYRYRSLAQPVNANTRLSSVSSHDSGFISQDATYSKPPSPMPSDITSQKSSSSASSEASETCQSVSECSSPTSDWSKASPYDQPVVTTLQRRKDRVEHLREAEMGSASMGYPGINLEDVPRPRMSPATIAAKHGEEVSPAASDLAMVLTRGLSLEHQKSSRDSLQYSSGYSTQTTTPSCSEDTIPSQGSDYDCYSVNGDVECDSQSEFDKSSTIPRNSNIAQNYRRMIQTKRPASTAGLPTGTPLPASAPPGVATIRRTPSTKPSVRRTLSNAGPIPIRPPIVPVKTPTVPDSPGYTGPTRVGSEECVFYADDASPNAMDFAKASPKRLSLPNTAWGSNAMEISVYPGAGQHLSAEEEEDQQLAANRHSLVEKIGELVASARALGEGQFPFPTALSVPGPGEEMPTLPPAASSDPPAEDMLVAIRRGVRLRRTITNDRSAPRIL
- the MTSS2 gene encoding protein MTSS 2 isoform X17; this encodes METVEKECGALGGLFQAIVNDMKSSYPIWEDFNSKATKLHSQLRTTVLAAVAFLDAFQKVADMATNTRGATRDIGSALTRMCMRHRSIEAKLRQFTNALMESLVNPLQDRIEDWKKTANQLDKDHAKEYKRARHEIKKKSSDTLKLQKKARKGKGDLQPQLDSALQDVNDMYLLLEETEKQAVRKALIEERGRFCTFITFLQPVVTGEITMLGEITHLQGIMEDLVVLTAEPHKLPPASEQVIKDLKGSDYSWSYQTPPSSPSSSGSRKSSMCSVNSTKGGTARSSGSQTYSPGSTYRYRSLAQPVNANTRLSSVSSHDSGFISQDATYSKPPSPMPSDITSQDWSKASPYDQPVVTTLQRRKDRVEHLREAEMGSASMGYPGINLEDVPRPRMSPATIAAKHGEEVSPAASDLAMVLTRGLSLEHQKSSRDSLQYSSGYSTQTTTPSCSEDTIPSQGSDYDCYSVNGDVECDSQSEFDKSSTIPRNSNIAQNYRRMIQTKRPASTAGLPTGTPLPASAPPGVATIRRTPSTKPSVRRTLSNAGPIPIRPPIVPVKTPTVPDSPGYTGPTRVGSEECVFYADDASPNAMDFAKASPKRLSLPNTAWGSNAMEISVYPGAGQHLSAEEEEDQQLAANRHSLVEKIGELVASARALGEGQFPFPTALSVPGPGEEMPTLPPAASSDPPAEDMLVAIRRGVRLRRTITNDRSAPRIL